TAATACATATACATTTGGTACTTTTCAAGTGTTTCAAGTGATAACAACACTCGAGAGCATATATTTATGCATGTTTTTTTTATGCTTGGAATCAGCCACTTTCTGAGGTAGTTATTAAGGGAGAGGGCATTTTTAATACTATACATACATATTTCACAatatttcacaaaaataatataCTTGAATTAATCATTCTACTTATATGACAAGATCAATTTGCTTTCTTGGTGGGATTAGCAATTGGTTGCTTACAATTAATGACATTCTAGCTATTAGTATGTAGCTAGCTTCGTTAGTTTTTCCATTTCAATTATAATCCACTAACGTTCATTAAATTGAAGTAGCTAAGTATGAAAATAATTCGGTTATAATTCGGTTGTAACGAACTAAGATTCGGGTTTTAAAACTAATCAGTcacaaatataaataacaatCATAAATCtatcataaattattttataaattatttatttatcataaaTCTATCATGTTCATTAACAATCATAAATCTATCATGTTCATCAACGGTCCACGTAAAATCGGGCATCCCATGCTTACACACAATGTACTTTATGCAATCATCGGTATTATCTATGTTCAGAACCCGCATTGATCCAGCTCTGGAGAGAAATggccgaaagaaaagaaatatctCATGAGTGTATAACTCAGCAGCATATCTCTCTAGCAGCTCTATACAAGTTTGCATGACGGGCACCCCACGTGTAGATTCATAATCAGCATTAAATTCGTTAAAGCGCATGTGTGCTACACACCTTTGAAAATGCTCTACAAAACTTGTCAAATCATACCGCGACCCCACATACCTTCCCACAACTGAGTGTAAACCTTCACATCTTGATGTAGTTCTAAAGCCAGCAAAGAATTTTCCTCTTAGATATGCAGTAGCCCACATATGCTTCTCTTCGTACATGTTGATCACCCAGGGCTTATCCTCAATGCCAAATTCTTCAATAAGCTGATCCCACTTACGCTTAAACACGGGAATCTCGTAGTCTCCTGtcataatttttctaaatttagaTGTAAACGATGGATTTCCAACATTGCTAGTTGCATTTCGAATAAGGTGCCAAGTGCATAATCTATGTCTGACTTCGGGAAATACATCTCTCACTGCATTCCTAATCGCCATGGCCCCATCAGTTATGATTGAGGTCGGGGTCTTGCCCCTCATTGCAAACATGAGCTGACGCAGGAGCCAAACATATGTATCAGTAGTTTCGTCCGCAATTAACGCAGCAGCAAAAACAATTGTTTGGTTGTGGTGGTTAACCCCGCTGAATATTACTAATGGACAACTATACTTGTTCTTCTTGTACGTAGCATCAAAAGCTATAACATCCCCGAAGAGTCGGTAGTCTAGTTGGCTAATCCCATCAGACCAGAACAAATTACGTAACAAACCTCTTGAATCGTGACATGCCTTGAAATATAATTGGGGATCCTTCAACCGCATATCCTCCAACTTCTTCAACACTCGTGCTGCATCTCCAGGAATTTGACGCCTTTGCCGAGCAATCTCATTGTACATATCTCTGGGACCATAGCCAACAAATTCGTACCCGCCTGCCTGACTAGCTAGAAGACCAAATATTTGTGAGGTGCTGATCCCTGACTTTAGCATGTTCATCATTTGCATAATATCTGCCTCTGACATTTTTCTGTGGGCAGGCAACATAGCACTGAATTGTGTATCCAATAGATCATGGTTGTGTTGGTCAGAGAAATAAAAGATATGCCACCTTTCACTTTCTGGTACAAACTTAACATCCATTCGGGCTTTACATCCAGTTCTTGTTTCCAATCTAGGctccttcttccttttttcCATCGTGTAATATTTCTCCATCCTGAATCCTTGCCTATGGCATACAAACATTTGTCTGTAAATCTGGCAACTACTATTTTTGAAGGTCTTGCTCTTCCTTGCACTAAAGCCCTTCGACTTTGAGTACttcatataaaaatcaaatgCAAGCTGCAAAGTAGAAAAGTGGTATTTGCCAATTTCCTCCGCAAAATTCTCACTAAATTTCAAAGATGTAATGTCTTGCACGG
The Arachis stenosperma cultivar V10309 chromosome 7, arast.V10309.gnm1.PFL2, whole genome shotgun sequence genome window above contains:
- the LOC130939871 gene encoding protein FAR1-RELATED SEQUENCE 5-like, whose amino-acid sequence is MSGIFTDTEMNEQYQEDDDFNQQEELVSDQDMMDEQNEFEQDFRDEFTEGAFFSESDMSDYIVEAAYAVDSVQDITSLKFSENFAEEIGKYHFSTLQLAFDFYMKYSKSKGFSARKSKTFKNSSCQIYRQMFVCHRQGFRMEKYYTMEKRKKEPRLETRTGCKARMDVKFVPESERWHIFYFSDQHNHDLLDTQFSAMLPAHRKMSEADIMQMMNMLKSGISTSQIFGLLASQAGGYEFVGYGPRDMYNEIARQRRQIPGDAARVLKKLEDMRLKDPQLYFKACHDSRGLLRNLFWSDGISQLDYRLFGDVIAFDATYKKNKYSCPLVIFSGVNHHNQTIVFAAALIADETTDTYVWLLRQLMFAMRGKTPTSIITDGAMAIRNAVRDVFPEVRHRLCTWHLIRNATSNVGNPSFTSKFRKIMTGDYEIPVFKRKWDQLIEEFGIEDKPWVINMYEEKHMWATAYLRGKFFAGFRTTSRCEGLHSVVGRYVGSRYDLTSFVEHFQRCVAHMRFNEFNADYESTRGVPVMQTCIELLERYAAELYTHEIFLFFRPFLSRAGSMRVLNIDNTDDCIKYIVSTSKFKSTRQIYQQQEITIYKTFRTKLQTKTEEEELKKNGTKIEEEYRRRRPKNNNFGTSNQEDRALSEDEEEKPLTWVPCREASEDEEDMPSNWVLDTGKRKKQRR